The Arachis hypogaea cultivar Tifrunner chromosome 14, arahy.Tifrunner.gnm2.J5K5, whole genome shotgun sequence DNA window AACCAAACTAACATTAGAAGAACATAAAGCTGAATGGAAGAAAACTGGATGCACTATTATGACAGATGGTTGGACAGATAAAAGAAGGAGAACTATTCTCAACTTTCTTGTGAATAGTCCTAAGGGAACTGTTTTCTTGAAATCCATTAATGCTTCTGATATATGCAAAACAGCTGAAAAGATATTCAAGATGATTGATGAAGTTGTAGAGGAAGTGGGAGAAGAGAATGTGGTTCAAGTTGTAACTGATAATGCAGCTAACTACAAAAAGGCAGGACAaatgttgatgaaaaagagaaagaatctTTATTGGACTCCTTGTGCCGCTCATTGCATTGATTTGATGCTTGAAGATTTTGAGAAGAAGCTAGATCTTCACAAAGACACTATTGCCAAAGGAAGAAAGCTAACTACTTACATATATTCTAGGACTTCTCTAATTTCCCTTTTACAACAGCACACCAAAGGAAGAGATTTGGTGAGACCAGGTATGACGCGATTTGCTACGTCCTACCTTACTTTGGGTAGTCTTAATGAGAAGAAGAATCCAATAATTAGAATGTTCATCTCGGATGAATGGAAGGAAAGCAAGTGCTCAAAGATAAGAGATGGGAAAAACattgaaaatattattttggataaAACATTTTGGGGAAACATTATCCATTGCTTGAGAGGTGCTTATCCTCTTCTTCATGTGCTTCGTATAGTGGATTCAGAGGGTAAGGCAGCTATGGGATATATGTATTCTGAAATTGATCGTGCTAAAGAAAAGATTAAAGATGCTTTTCAAAGTGTTGAACTAAGGTAATAAAACTAGTAATAAGTAAACATTTTTCTCTCAGttttatcatttaattatttactaattaactaATTGTCTAATTCACTATTTGTATGTTTTTCTTTAGTTATAAACCTTTGTGGGATATTATTGATGCAAGATGGGACAAGCAACTCTTTAGGCCTTTGCATGCTGCAGGCTATTATTTGAATCCACAAATTCATTATAGTCCTAATTTTAAGGTTGAGTATGATGTTAAAAAAGGACTTTATGATTGTTTGGATATACTTATGGGAGATCCTGCACTCATTACAATTATTGATAGTCAACTTGAAGATTTCAAGAGTAAGGCTAAATTTTTTGGTTGAGATGTAGTCAAGAATGCTCTCAAAACCAAAACACCCTCACAATGGTGGGATTCTTATGGGATGAACATCCAGAACTTCAAAAGTTTGCTATCTGTGTCTTGAGTTTGACTTGTAGTTCATCAGGATGTGAGCGCAATTGGAGTGCTTTTGAGATGGTAAACTTTTAATTTGATATTAACTTAGGAATTTATTTTCTAAACTATAgaattagttaattattcaattctatttttttaattagcatatgttaatatattaaataaatacttgtaaattttgatattattaggTTCACACGAAAAGAAGAAATCGTTTGAAGACAAGCACAATGAATGATGTTGTTTTTGTGATGACCAATTCAAGATTGGCAAGAAAGAAGCCATCAAGAAATACTGCTGATTATAGCCTTGAAGACTTGGATTCAGATGAAGAATGAATTGTGGAAGATGAAAATATGATGGAAAATATGGAAGAATTTGACACACAAAATGGTGTAAACTTAGCCCCTGAAGAAGATAGAGGTAAAGATGGGGGTCCTTTgattgatttggagattcctcttcTTGATGATGATGCTTTCAATGAGCTTCTCAACTTTTCTCCTAATGAAAATCAAAATGTTGGAAAACATGATGATCATGACTTTAATAAACTGCTTTAGTCTTATATTTTTTAGTATGATGTTatgttatctattttatatttgtgatgtTACATATTGTTATTTTGAATTTCAGACTTGtggttagtttatatttttatctttgaaCTTTAcaaatgttatattttattatatatttatgctactttatctttattttatcattatgttattatttatgaTACGTTTGTCAAATTTAAAttctcatttttatttaaattatttaattttatcatattataGTACTCTTATAATTGATAttgataaatttatataattagtaGAATCTTACGTTCCATTTTACGATTTTACATTCTacgatttttaattaattttccgATTCTATGTAAAATCTCGATTTTTGCTACCTTGGCTACAAGAGTGCAAAATGAGCTTGGAAAGCAaaattttggctaagttaaaatctgggcactcacagcatgaccatgcctccttcaaagggctataacttgagctacagatgtccgattgatgtgcttccagttgcgttggaaagctgacattcagagctttccaaagatatatggaaacctatatttggcatgaaattgaggcacgaacaaaatgcatctttaagggctaaaaataagcaaaaaaatcagccaatgcttccaccaaggttcgaagggggagacacaaggaaaataAGGAAAGCAAGCAAGGAGCGCTCAgttcactttgtgagctgagctttatCGGACTCCCACTCAAGAAAATGCAAGGAAAAGGCTCACAAGAATGCCTCCACCAAGGTTTGAACTtgggacctccccttggaagctccaatgctcagctcacttggagagctgagcgctactcaTGGTGCATCCCACAACCATTTGACACGGACCAAGGAAGGAGCGCGCAACATGTGACACGGTCAGGAAGCAAAACATGCGCACAAGgccccaatgctcagctcaccttgtgagctgagcatccccctgggagcaacacccatgggccaaaattcaactaaaattcCTTTTGAACTCAActcttcaccaattgaaccaaggccatctaGACCCACTCtttctcaaatccaaagcaagctaagcccattatcatcactcaaaggcacaagaacaagctagaattaggattttcatttaatttgtttttcatttcaatttcatttttcactttgtaaagcctatataaaggcatcaattccatctcattaggggagctcaattgtatggaggctagctccaatagggagttttgcactctttagttttcattttgctctctctctttagttttccattctgttttaaattttggatcaagaattgaaggaattctgtttcactttATCTAAAATCTCTTATTTCTCTTATGCATAAAATCTGAGTTTCCTTGATtgctttcatctttcttttcttctgaaatttactcttccattttcattttgcaattgttcttgttggatcaaggaaggatttgagatctagacttgttttctagtctcttccactcctgagatcttgaaccacttttaaattgctgcaaattaagcactgcttttctgttttgaattcttcaagtaatttttcttttctgtttagatctgttgcatgattttgcaccttttacttctatgcttgattgctatttacactttcctgttgaattttaatttccagcacccactcccctttatatttcatgcaatttacatttcttgtcatttaagattcttgcaatttacatttcttgctctttaagtttctgtccaatattactttctgcactttaattcttcttgtcatttactttctgttgtttcaattgtcactcaaatcactcaatgttagcttgactaaactaatcacccactaaagttgcttgatccatcaatccctgtgggatcgacctcactctaagtgagttttactacttgacacgacccggtacacttgccggtgagttttgggtgttttgaaaATTCAGTTTTTCACAAAAAACACCATCACCCTATAGATAAAAATCCTTGGAGAATCTCAttatttgactaagcttattatatacatatgcaaaataagaaaatgcaactaaaaaaaatcctacaAGACCTAAGagtgaaatgcaaaagtgttgggattagaaacttatCACCCAAAGACGCCgaatggtcggacgacctccccacacttaaaaatttgtatcgtcctcggtgcactcaaagatgagcaagggggtacggcgactctttgagttgccaccttcagctgtcGGGTCAACCGGTGTTACGTGTTCTTCCTTCCACTTCCATTTTTACTTATGGTGCAtcaattatgaaaaataaaataaactccgtaagatgagaaaatacaaaagcaaggaagcatgaattgttggaatgaggtaaatcactagaattgagtgagtgaattagtgtgacattgatgaaaaatggGTGTGTAGGTTCTAAAATTGCGCGCGGTTTAGAACGCACACACACTAGTataaaaagttatgtcacaattacacaaaagaaaacatgcacttcactcattctagtgtgcttgagatactttaaaagacttgtaggttaaggtaaccaaacaagtagtgaagaagcataaaagcattcaagcaaaaatcaagcaattgtgaaattggataatgaatggatATTCATTGATGTGTGAGAAAACTTAGAAAACAAAACGGTATATGAAActtacacaacaatcaatgacacctattgaagttgttgcaacacctaagtgacatagaggtgaaacacatggatgctatgaaacttagaaaaagaaatataagAGTTAAGATCAATCACATAGAGCATAgtccacaaagcttgaaaagctcaaaaatatgtcactaggtaagctttcgatccaatttcacacccacacaatctcaatgcatgaaataggtgatgtggATAAGGGtaaatcataaacaagcatcacctaaaaaaatgcaatgaCAATGTACAATTGCCTAATAATGGATGAtaaatgcatggtggccaaaacatgcaattcaaagagttaagatgcatgaaggcaatgtaacaagtACTTGGTGTTCAAAAACATTAAACGTGAAAAGTTccaaaccaagtaaccaaatacaacctcaacaaagaaatccaacaatgacaattaacaacaatgatgttaaactaacatcctattagtaataagcagcagtaaacagtaaacaagattagtaatccaacacttataatggaaaacaaaaagtagacaaaaaaaactatattaactaactaactaaaagaattgATGTtacatggtgtttggtagtgttggatgatgtttgaagggtggaaagaaaagaagaggagagagaagaaggaaagaaatggaaagaagagaagaaaagaagatgattGATGCAGGGCatcccacgcgtgtgcgtcagtgAAGCGTGCGCGTGGAAATGGCGAAAtaggagtgacgcgtacgcgtgaggcatgCGTGCATGTCGATAGGTTATTTcgagagcgacgcgtacgcgtgaagtgcgcgtacgcgtgagcgGCATTGTGCAAAGGGCACAGTATGTGCGCGCTGTCCGCGTAACTCTCGGGGAAATGGCTTGGAGGCAAAAACAtgtaatccacgcgtacgcatgcatgacgcgtgcgcatggatggtgctctatttttcaaaagttttccatgtttttgcaccaaaaccaagaattccaaacctccaaacagctacccaaatatcataaaaccttatttaacctactagactcccaaataaactcaactaagtaatcaaaacaaggaattaaatctattttaccaatatttacaaaagagaaaatgaaaagagtttaccacggtggggtgtctcccacctaacacttttgtttattgtccttaagttggacttatggggagctcctcatcaaggtggcttgtgcttgaatccatcctcgaacatccaccaatgcttggacttccattgtgcttcattattcaaagttaataactccaagttTTGATGGaattcttcacaaaccatgggctcccaaagttgatctacaccttgtaatccgggatcccccactttattttcacacccgtcttcaatttgataactttgattccatccgggtggtaaagaagccgaattctcatgaaggcaccaaacgatcctcctagacccattcaattgagcactacaccaatctatgctcctcaattttgagcttccaaccataatgagcctagacttacaacgccaaccactaaacatcctcctcttacgcttaattccgcaaagtgccctaagttggccatccatttcaagcaaaccgaattcaagtgggataataaagctaagagttagaagtttcacccactcaaatgaatgattagatgacaacctaggtggaggagttcccaacggtcttgacaaagcacgctccactcccgtccatcctcttctagaggcgtccaccacttggcaaggttcttcaagctctacctcttgccaagcttcctcaagttcacattcttcttcaccaaattcttctatctctttcccatcactctcatcatagataggaagtttagtgaagtctacctcctCATCAATTCCGAGCATAGTGGGGAAGGattcttcaagctcaaaaggatcatatgttggtatggaatcatcataaataggagggcctattacttgggacacttcttccaattcttcaatcacattgtgccttggaggttgtgcactctcctcctcaacatcaacttcaaactccatggaagaaagctcttcaatttgtgattcctctatgtactcaacatatcctaaggctccaaccactacttcctcttgttcaataatctctacctcctcctcttgttgtatttcttgctttaactcctcttcttcaccttggagcttcaagttcactccctcactaagctctttggttgcttctccacattcaacaatgggagtactTGAGATGTATGAGCTTAGGTGGGAGGTTATGTGACTAACGGCTTCTACTATGATAGCCGTCTTTGCTTttaactcctcaaatttcttttcatcctcctcgtgttaccttaagatacgagattcaagatctctcagttctagcatgagggcttcatcgggaggtggtagtggaagagagggttcattgtttgaggaaaggttgttgtaattggaaggtggttcgtATTGGtaaaattcttgaggtggtgtgtgtggactttgtggtccatgggagtattggtattggaatggtggtggctctagatacggttgatatggtggttggtatggtggatatgggttggggtcatatggaggtgaatggtggtatgaggcttgtgagtatggtggaggtttatattgaggagggggttcatatgcatatgatgattgtggttgacaaccacaataagGGTTATCacacacattagattggtatgcatcttggagtggttcttgctcatagtacattggtggaggttgttgccatggagGTTGTTCATAAGgttggggctcctcccacctttggttgttcCTTCCTTGATGCATGTTGCCATTGTAATTTttatctcctacaacatagttagaaccacacTCATAGTCAAAagaatgagaattcatagtgtcaagagaaaataaaaacaaatactaataagaaacaaagagagCAAAATCCTAccctagcaaaaactaa harbors:
- the LOC112742715 gene encoding uncharacterized protein, coding for MASNADNGKNNTGVETDRGCASKKITKNTAGNRSDKAWKHGISVDGDAKKIKCKYCDKVVTGEVYRLKHHLAGTKTDVEPCMGVSDEGLREEACDEIASFIYNNAIPFNVARSEEYHNMFEKVACHGLGFKPPSYDELRGKLLKKKVESTKLTLEEHKAEWKKTGCTIMTDGWTDKRRRTILNFLVNSPKGTVFLKSINASDICKTAEKIFKMIDEVVEEVGEENVVQVVTDNAANYKKAGQMLMKKRKNLYWTPCAAHCIDLMLEDFEKKLDLHKDTIAKGRKLTTYIYSRTSLISLLQQHTKGRDLVRPGMTRFATSYLTLGSLNEKKNPIIRMFISDEWKESKCSKIRDGKNIENIILDKTFWGNIIHCLRGAYPLLHVLRIVDSEGKAAMGYMYSEIDRAKEKIKDAFQSVELSYKPLWDIIDARWDKQLFRPLHAAGYYLNPQIHYSPNFKVEYDVKKGLYDCLDILMGDPALITIIDSQLEDFKSKAKFFG